Proteins encoded by one window of Synechococcus sp. MVIR-18-1:
- a CDS encoding chlorophyll a/b-binding protein, with protein sequence MTNSTQSRFGFSSFAETWNGRLAMLGFVIGLGTELLTGQGILSQIGL encoded by the coding sequence ATGACTAACTCAACTCAATCTCGATTCGGCTTCAGCAGCTTTGCTGAGACATGGAATGGTCGTTTAGCGATGCTTGGCTTTGTTATTGGCTTAGGCACCGAGCTGCTAACCGGCCAGGGAATCCTCAGTCAAATAGGTCTCTGA